Proteins encoded within one genomic window of Citricoccus muralis:
- a CDS encoding rhodanese-like domain-containing protein, producing the protein MSMYETVTVNDVPEGAAILDVREDYEFEAGRAAGAQHLPLDQLPERFDAELDPDTDYYVICRTGGRSARAAEFLQARGFSAFNIAGGSGAWLEAGKPMEADGGAEPIVK; encoded by the coding sequence ATGAGCATGTACGAGACTGTCACCGTGAACGACGTCCCCGAGGGCGCCGCCATCCTCGACGTCCGCGAGGACTACGAATTCGAGGCAGGCCGCGCAGCCGGCGCCCAGCACCTGCCGCTGGATCAGCTGCCCGAGCGCTTCGACGCCGAACTGGACCCGGACACCGACTACTACGTGATCTGTCGGACCGGGGGCCGCTCCGCGCGCGCCGCCGAATTTCTGCAGGCGCGCGGATTCTCCGCGTTCAACATTGCCGGTGGCTCCGGCGCCTGGCTGGAGGCCGGCAAACCGATGGAGGCCGACGGCGGCGCCGAGCCGATCGTGAAATGA
- a CDS encoding diacylglycerol/lipid kinase family protein has protein sequence MSAEMILAVVALSLILLLLVTVVVLSVQLRRQAHLVHRLMEGLDSVSLQVQTISSVPSVARSLDPAQKVALILNPVKPHAADTRRQVEVTARVAGMPAVMVYETTETDPGTAMAEQALADGATVVLAAGGDGTVRRVAEVLAGTEASLGILPLGTGNLLARNLHLPIADMEQCITIALQGHHRAIDTVSIRLANQDGSVQRTAFTVIAGVGYDAEIMDTTNDTLKQHAGWLAYGEAGMRQLAGKRKEISVSLDGGPLQRYQVRSVMVANCGLLTGGINFVPHAVIDDGLLDVVLLSPRHVVDWLRIAGKTLLKSRRKLPVLESHQATQCKIVLHEPMTSQLDGDASGQVREISARVQPESLRVQVPERPSSSVTQA, from the coding sequence ATGAGCGCTGAAATGATCCTGGCCGTGGTGGCCCTCTCCCTGATCCTGCTGTTGCTCGTCACGGTCGTCGTGCTCAGCGTCCAGCTTCGGCGTCAGGCCCACCTCGTCCACCGGCTGATGGAGGGGCTCGACTCGGTGAGCCTGCAGGTGCAGACCATTTCCTCCGTGCCTTCGGTGGCGCGGTCGCTCGATCCGGCACAGAAGGTCGCCCTGATCCTGAACCCCGTTAAGCCCCATGCCGCCGATACACGGCGTCAAGTGGAGGTCACCGCGCGGGTGGCGGGGATGCCAGCGGTGATGGTCTACGAAACCACCGAAACCGATCCAGGAACTGCGATGGCGGAACAGGCGCTGGCCGACGGGGCTACCGTGGTGCTAGCCGCCGGCGGCGACGGAACCGTGCGCCGGGTGGCCGAGGTGTTGGCCGGCACGGAGGCCTCACTCGGCATCCTTCCCCTGGGCACCGGGAACCTGCTGGCCCGCAACCTTCACCTACCCATCGCGGATATGGAGCAGTGCATCACCATCGCCCTGCAGGGTCATCACCGCGCCATCGACACGGTCTCGATCCGCCTGGCGAACCAGGACGGTTCCGTGCAGCGCACCGCTTTCACCGTGATTGCCGGGGTCGGTTATGACGCCGAGATCATGGACACCACCAATGACACCCTCAAGCAGCACGCCGGGTGGTTGGCTTACGGCGAGGCCGGCATGCGCCAGCTCGCGGGCAAGCGCAAGGAGATCTCCGTGTCACTCGACGGCGGCCCCCTGCAGCGTTACCAGGTGCGCTCCGTGATGGTGGCGAACTGCGGCCTGCTCACCGGAGGCATCAACTTCGTCCCGCACGCCGTGATCGACGACGGGTTGCTCGATGTTGTTCTGCTTTCGCCGCGCCACGTGGTGGACTGGCTCCGCATCGCCGGCAAGACCCTGCTGAAATCGCGCCGGAAGCTGCCGGTGCTGGAGTCGCACCAGGCCACCCAGTGCAAGATCGTGTTGCATGAGCCGATGACCTCCCAGCTCGACGGCGACGCCTCCGGTCAAGTCCGCGAGATCTCCGCGCGGGTGCAGCCGGAGTCGCTACGGGTTCAGGTTCCGGAGCGGCCCAGCAGTTCGGTGACCCAGGCCTGA
- the pheA gene encoding prephenate dehydratase, whose amino-acid sequence MSRPVYAFLGPEGTFTEAALRQVVSPDDGDYRPVGSVITALAQVRAGEAQFAVVPIENSVEGGVTATLDDIAGDEGLQIVREVLVPISFVLVGRTEMDLEEITSVSTHSHGWAQVRNWAAKHLPNAEFIPASSTAAGARGLLDPETHYQAAVCSPLVAEQVGLPVLAQAIEDTAGAVTRFVVVSQPGPIGEPTGSDKTTVVVPLPEDRPGALMEILDQFSTRGINLSRIESRPTGAGLGSYFFSIDLEGHLAEERVSAALAALYRLIPGVRFLGSYPRADQRRYQVPEHTTDAAYHSGQAWVTELLGRSGT is encoded by the coding sequence ATGAGTCGACCGGTCTACGCCTTCCTCGGACCGGAAGGCACCTTCACCGAGGCCGCGTTGCGCCAGGTGGTCTCGCCCGACGACGGCGATTACCGGCCCGTGGGATCTGTGATCACCGCGCTGGCCCAGGTTCGGGCCGGGGAGGCGCAGTTCGCCGTCGTGCCCATCGAGAACTCGGTCGAGGGTGGGGTGACCGCCACCCTGGACGACATTGCCGGTGACGAGGGCCTGCAGATCGTGCGCGAGGTGCTGGTGCCGATCAGCTTCGTGCTGGTGGGGCGCACCGAGATGGACCTGGAGGAGATCACCAGCGTCTCCACCCATTCCCACGGCTGGGCGCAGGTGCGGAACTGGGCCGCGAAACACCTGCCGAACGCGGAGTTCATCCCGGCCTCCTCGACAGCAGCCGGGGCGCGCGGACTGCTCGACCCGGAGACCCACTACCAGGCGGCGGTGTGTTCGCCGCTGGTCGCCGAACAGGTGGGACTGCCGGTGCTGGCCCAGGCCATCGAGGACACCGCCGGGGCGGTCACCCGCTTCGTCGTCGTCTCTCAGCCGGGGCCGATCGGCGAGCCCACCGGCTCCGACAAGACCACCGTGGTGGTGCCGCTTCCGGAAGACCGGCCGGGCGCGCTGATGGAGATCCTCGACCAGTTCTCCACCCGCGGGATCAACCTCTCGCGCATTGAATCGCGGCCGACTGGGGCTGGACTGGGAAGCTACTTCTTCTCCATCGACCTCGAGGGCCACCTCGCAGAGGAACGGGTCTCCGCAGCGCTGGCCGCGCTGTACCGACTCATCCCGGGCGTGCGGTTCCTGGGGTCCTATCCGCGGGCAGATCAGCGACGGTACCAGGTGCCCGAGCACACCACCGATGCCGCTTACCACTCCGGTCAGGCCTGGGTCACCGAACTGCTGGGCCGCTCCGGAACCTGA
- a CDS encoding MerR family transcriptional regulator, with product MAAELSGVGIRSVRLYEARGLVSPVRTKGGTRRYGREDIVRLRRVRDLMEEGMNLASVEVIMMLQDENVTLRRELANLKRQSSNADGDGVAQN from the coding sequence ATGGCAGCAGAGCTGTCAGGTGTAGGGATACGGTCCGTGCGGCTCTATGAGGCACGCGGCCTCGTATCGCCGGTCCGAACGAAGGGTGGAACGCGTCGCTACGGTCGTGAAGACATAGTCAGGTTGCGACGCGTGCGGGACCTGATGGAAGAGGGGATGAATCTGGCGAGCGTTGAAGTCATCATGATGCTGCAGGATGAGAACGTGACACTTCGCCGCGAGCTGGCGAATCTGAAACGTCAGAGTTCAAACGCTGACGGGGACGGTGTTGCCCAGAACTGA
- a CDS encoding Hsp20/alpha crystallin family protein, whose product MMLRTDPFREFDRLTREAFGASHGTSARPVIMPMDAWRDGDTFHIELDIPGVTPENIDLDVENNVVTVKAERPTADHGESSLAAERPRGTFSRQLVLGDNLDTGKITASYDAGVLRLSIPVAESAKPRKIEITSRGSEPTAINP is encoded by the coding sequence ATCATGTTGCGCACGGACCCATTTCGGGAGTTCGATCGACTGACGAGGGAGGCCTTTGGAGCCAGTCATGGCACCTCGGCACGGCCAGTCATCATGCCCATGGATGCCTGGCGTGATGGAGACACCTTTCACATTGAACTCGACATCCCCGGCGTCACACCCGAAAACATTGATCTCGATGTCGAGAACAATGTGGTGACCGTCAAAGCCGAGCGTCCCACCGCCGACCACGGCGAGTCGTCCCTGGCCGCGGAACGTCCTCGGGGAACATTCAGTCGTCAGCTTGTTCTAGGCGACAATCTCGATACGGGTAAAATCACCGCGAGCTACGACGCCGGGGTTCTGCGGCTCAGCATTCCGGTGGCCGAGTCCGCCAAACCTCGGAAGATCGAGATTACGTCGAGAGGCAGCGAGCCCACGGCCATTAACCCCTAA
- a CDS encoding isocitrate/isopropylmalate family dehydrogenase: MRLALFEGDGIGQEVSQAARRLAEEMFRFMGITHEIVTVPVGWSALCETGSTFPSEALAAAREADGIILGPLDLAHYPAPGLGGLDPERELIRELRLHSRFLPARTYAGVTSPFRPSVDLLVVRDNTDGMFADRGAPEGPFEMMPTPDLALSTRKVTREGIENLARSAFETARFRRQHVTAAHQADAMPVSEGLFLQTMRDVAADYPEVEYHEESVDRMAAWLERDPARFDVIVTTSLFGRILSQQAAQVTGSHRISASLSAGYSHVMARAHHGPALSLAGQNVANPTSMLSSTGFMMAYLGHQAACDRLIRVASTVQQTLTEVLARPEWRTADLHGPLSTHEYTDLVIELALARLGAAPVA; encoded by the coding sequence ATGAGACTCGCCCTCTTCGAAGGCGACGGTATCGGGCAGGAAGTATCTCAGGCTGCCCGGCGCCTGGCCGAGGAGATGTTCAGGTTCATGGGCATCACCCATGAGATCGTCACGGTGCCGGTAGGGTGGTCTGCCTTGTGCGAGACCGGCAGTACTTTCCCTTCCGAAGCGTTGGCCGCGGCACGTGAAGCCGACGGCATCATTCTCGGACCGCTGGATCTGGCCCATTACCCTGCTCCAGGGTTAGGAGGACTCGACCCGGAGCGCGAGCTGATCCGCGAGCTGCGCTTGCACTCTCGTTTTCTCCCGGCGCGCACTTACGCAGGGGTGACTTCACCGTTCCGTCCCTCGGTCGATCTGCTCGTGGTGCGGGACAACACCGATGGGATGTTCGCTGATCGCGGCGCACCGGAGGGTCCCTTCGAGATGATGCCGACCCCCGATCTGGCGTTGTCCACGCGCAAGGTGACCCGTGAGGGCATCGAGAATCTCGCTCGCAGCGCCTTCGAGACGGCCCGGTTCCGGCGCCAGCACGTCACCGCCGCGCATCAGGCGGATGCGATGCCGGTCTCCGAAGGACTGTTTCTGCAGACGATGCGTGATGTGGCTGCTGATTATCCGGAGGTGGAATACCACGAGGAGTCCGTCGATCGGATGGCGGCGTGGCTTGAACGCGACCCGGCCCGGTTCGACGTCATTGTGACCACCAGCCTGTTTGGCCGGATTCTCTCGCAGCAGGCCGCGCAGGTCACCGGGTCACACAGAATTTCCGCCTCATTGAGCGCCGGATACTCCCACGTGATGGCACGAGCACACCACGGCCCGGCTCTCTCACTGGCCGGACAGAACGTGGCCAATCCGACATCGATGCTGTCCTCAACCGGTTTCATGATGGCCTACCTGGGGCATCAGGCCGCGTGCGACCGACTGATCCGCGTGGCCAGCACGGTACAGCAGACGCTGACCGAGGTATTGGCGCGCCCGGAGTGGCGCACCGCCGATCTGCACGGCCCGCTGAGCACGCACGAATACACCGACCTGGTGATCGAGCTGGCATTGGCCCGGCTCGGCGCCGCCCCGGTGGCATAG
- the serS gene encoding serine--tRNA ligase, whose amino-acid sequence MIDVKHLTENPDQYRASQRARGADEALVQRIIEADAERRSALSRFESLRAEQKSFGKKVAQAQGEEKQQLLAEVKELAAQVKAAEAEANEKEAELDALQRVFPNLIIEGIPAGGEDDFSVLKQVGTPRDFTADGFEPKDHLELGELLGAIDMERGAKVSGSRFYFLRGVGARLEMALIQMGMDLALKNGFTPMITPTLVRPETMQGTGFDVEHDDEIYRLERDDLYLVGTSEVALAGLHADEILDLSGGPTRYAGYSSCYRREAGAAGKDTRGIIRVHQFNKLEMFVYTTVEEAEAEHARLLAWEEEMLAKIEVPYRVIDTAAGDLGMSAARKFDCEAWVPTQGAYRELTSTSNCTTFQARRLQIRERVTNDDGSKGGTRAVATLNGTLATTRWIVAILENHQNADGTVTVPEALRPYLGGLEVLPLV is encoded by the coding sequence GTGATTGACGTCAAGCACCTCACCGAGAACCCTGATCAGTACCGAGCCTCGCAGCGCGCCCGCGGAGCGGATGAGGCGCTGGTGCAGCGCATTATCGAGGCCGACGCCGAGCGTCGCTCCGCGCTGTCTCGGTTTGAATCTCTGCGTGCCGAGCAGAAGTCCTTCGGCAAGAAGGTGGCACAGGCCCAGGGCGAGGAGAAGCAACAGCTGCTGGCCGAGGTCAAGGAGCTGGCCGCTCAGGTGAAGGCCGCCGAGGCCGAGGCCAACGAGAAGGAAGCGGAGCTGGATGCGCTGCAGCGCGTCTTCCCGAACCTCATCATCGAGGGCATCCCGGCCGGCGGCGAGGACGACTTCAGCGTGCTCAAGCAGGTGGGCACTCCGCGCGATTTCACCGCCGACGGGTTCGAACCGAAGGACCACCTGGAGTTGGGCGAGCTGCTCGGCGCGATCGACATGGAGCGCGGGGCGAAGGTCTCCGGATCGCGGTTCTACTTCCTGCGCGGCGTGGGTGCGCGCCTGGAGATGGCCCTGATCCAGATGGGCATGGACCTGGCACTGAAGAACGGCTTCACCCCGATGATCACGCCCACCCTGGTACGACCCGAGACCATGCAGGGCACCGGGTTCGACGTCGAGCACGACGACGAGATCTACCGCCTCGAGCGCGACGACCTGTACCTGGTAGGCACCTCCGAGGTGGCGCTGGCTGGGCTGCACGCCGACGAGATCCTGGACCTGAGCGGCGGCCCGACCCGCTACGCCGGCTACTCGAGTTGCTACCGTCGCGAAGCCGGTGCCGCGGGCAAGGACACCCGTGGCATCATCCGCGTGCACCAATTCAACAAGTTGGAGATGTTCGTGTACACCACGGTGGAGGAGGCCGAGGCGGAGCACGCCCGACTGCTCGCCTGGGAAGAGGAAATGCTGGCCAAGATCGAGGTGCCCTACCGAGTGATCGACACGGCGGCTGGCGATCTGGGCATGTCCGCGGCCCGCAAATTCGACTGCGAGGCGTGGGTGCCCACGCAGGGTGCGTACCGTGAGCTGACCTCGACATCGAACTGCACCACCTTCCAGGCACGTCGCCTGCAGATCCGCGAACGCGTGACCAACGACGACGGCTCCAAGGGCGGCACCCGCGCGGTGGCCACCCTCAACGGCACGCTGGCCACCACCCGCTGGATCGTCGCGATTCTCGAGAACCACCAGAACGCCGATGGCACCGTGACCGTGCCCGAAGCGCTGCGCCCCTACCTGGGTGGCCTCGAGGTGCTCCCTCTCGTCTGA
- a CDS encoding isocitrate/isopropylmalate family dehydrogenase — protein MKFGVFEGDGIGPEVTSSSRQLLTSVLTHVGADHHIESMPLGFSSINFGDRSPDPDMIALAQSCDGLILGPVDFGNYPPSELGALTPGAMLQRSLDLYATVYPVRTLSGITPPQIAPFDVAIVHLNEPGYVMNEGQGTVNEMMPTSEVAMAVRKITREGSTRIAQTAFEAAERRRQSLTVVHQTDLLPLTEGIFMESVQELAPDYPTVRVNELRVEDTIGVLINAPQDLDVVVTSNAIGRILTDLATSLSGTSGVIGKLLQGSSRVMVQTHHGSAPTIAGQGQANPSAVLFSCAHMLSALGHRHRRQPLVSAATAILDSLSGCLAQPAQRTSELGGPLSTHEFTELVIAGTLDRLPEPRG, from the coding sequence ATGAAATTCGGTGTCTTCGAAGGCGACGGCATCGGCCCGGAGGTCACCTCCTCCTCACGCCAACTCCTCACATCCGTCCTCACCCATGTCGGCGCAGACCATCACATCGAGTCCATGCCCCTGGGGTTTAGTTCCATCAACTTCGGTGACCGCTCGCCTGATCCCGACATGATTGCTCTCGCTCAGAGTTGTGACGGACTCATTCTCGGTCCGGTGGATTTCGGCAACTATCCGCCCAGCGAATTGGGTGCGTTGACTCCGGGTGCCATGCTGCAACGCAGTTTGGATCTCTACGCCACCGTGTACCCGGTCCGCACGTTGAGCGGTATCACTCCACCGCAGATCGCGCCTTTCGACGTAGCGATCGTCCATCTGAACGAGCCAGGCTACGTGATGAATGAAGGCCAAGGCACCGTCAACGAAATGATGCCGACCTCTGAAGTAGCGATGGCCGTCCGCAAGATCACGCGCGAGGGATCAACTCGTATAGCCCAAACGGCTTTTGAGGCGGCAGAACGACGCCGGCAATCCCTGACCGTGGTGCACCAGACTGATCTCCTTCCCCTGACGGAGGGGATTTTTATGGAAAGTGTCCAAGAGTTAGCGCCGGATTATCCGACCGTCAGGGTCAATGAACTGCGGGTAGAGGACACCATCGGCGTCTTGATCAATGCTCCGCAGGACCTTGATGTGGTGGTCACCAGTAACGCGATCGGCCGCATCCTGACTGATCTGGCCACGAGTCTGTCTGGTACGTCTGGTGTCATCGGCAAATTGTTGCAAGGGTCCTCACGGGTCATGGTCCAAACCCACCATGGCTCCGCGCCGACCATTGCTGGTCAAGGCCAGGCGAATCCCAGCGCGGTGCTGTTCTCCTGCGCGCACATGCTGTCTGCTCTCGGACATCGACACCGCAGGCAGCCCCTGGTGAGCGCCGCCACGGCGATTCTGGATTCACTGAGCGGTTGTCTCGCACAGCCCGCCCAGCGTACCTCCGAGCTGGGCGGACCATTGAGCACCCATGAATTCACCGAGCTGGTGATTGCAGGGACGCTGGATCGTCTGCCGGAGCCACGAGGCTAA